The Argopecten irradians isolate NY chromosome 4, Ai_NY, whole genome shotgun sequence genome has a window encoding:
- the LOC138322350 gene encoding axoneme-associated protein mst101(2)-like, which yields MAKCKAKCKCKAKVKAKCKAKAMAKAKCKCKCKTKAKTKAKAKCKCKAKAKAKLQAKCKAKCKAMAKCKAKCKCKAKVKAKCKAKAMAKAKCKCKCKTKAKTKAKAKCKCKAKAKAKLQAKCKAKCKAMAKCKAKCKCKAKVKAKCKAKAMAKAKCKCKCKTKAKTKAKAKCKCKAKAKAKLQAKCKAKCKAMAKCKAKCKCKAKVKAKCKAKAMAKAKCKCKCKTKAKTKAKCKCKCKAKAKAKCELFR from the exons atggctaagtgtaaggctaagtgtaagtgtaaggctaaggttaaggctaagtgtaaggctaaggctatggctaaggctaagtgtaagtgtaagtgtaagacTAAGGCTAAGActaaggctaaggctaagtgtaagtgtaaggcgaaggctaaggctaagt TGCaggctaagtgtaaggctaagtgtaaggctatggctaagtgtaaggctaagtgtaagtgtaaggctaaggttaaggctaagtgtaaggctaaggctatggctaaggctaagtgtaagtgtaagtgtaagacTAAGGCTAAGActaaggctaaggctaagtgtaagtgtaaggcgaaggctaaggctaagt TGCaggctaagtgtaaggctaagtgtaaggctatggctaagtgtaaggctaagtgtaagtgtaaggctaaggttaaggctaagtgtaaggctaaggctatggctaaggctaagtgtaagtgtaagtgtaagacTAAGGCTAAGActaaggctaaggctaagtgtaagtgtaaggcgaaggctaaggctaagt TGCaggctaagtgtaaggctaagtgtaaggctatggctaagtgtaaggctaagtgtaagtgtaaggctaaggttaaggctaagtgtaaggctaaggctatggctaaggctaagtgtaagtgtaagtgtaagacTAAGGCTAAGactaaggctaagtgtaagtgtaagtgtaaggcgaaggctaaggctaagt GTGAACTATTCCGTTAA